Proteins encoded in a region of the Dorea longicatena genome:
- a CDS encoding ABC transporter substrate-binding protein produces the protein MNSRRIMAAVMVIVMLAALTGCVGKEDTQTRKKNKVVEIPMILTVDSSTGNKNEEEVVERFNRAYKGKYHIDVDWVMETEEEYRKNLKRMNVTDELPAIITDLRMLPSFYQMMIKKGRIEDLTPYINEDQEWKDMIEPSVMESVREEDGKIYLGPVSTAAFACSGVFWNRELFEQAGISRFPETWEEFWKCCEKLKAAGITPLALHTEGTAWAAMLLATAEVAGSEEGAAFMKQLYPDTYQNEPGLEIAGTLKKLFQYTTQDALHNDFDVAYDNFVAGNAAMIPNGYWMIDKIPEEMQKKVCFSTFPENKLIGSPETFGWAVVSTYSEKVKKGAVEFLKFRTKLNKEQKEELLNSRTRQEGTLLDDYLKAYTGNPQIVPNYQVKWNSLLQENVLGECLAELVQGKITEQEFTQAEDESIRQFEEEQ, from the coding sequence TCATGCTGGCAGCACTGACCGGCTGTGTGGGAAAAGAGGATACACAGACCAGAAAAAAGAATAAAGTAGTAGAGATCCCAATGATCCTTACCGTAGATTCCAGTACCGGTAATAAGAATGAAGAGGAAGTGGTGGAGCGGTTCAACAGGGCATACAAAGGGAAGTATCATATAGATGTGGACTGGGTGATGGAGACAGAGGAAGAATACCGGAAGAATCTGAAACGTATGAATGTGACAGATGAATTACCGGCTATTATCACTGATCTGCGTATGCTTCCGTCTTTCTATCAGATGATGATCAAGAAAGGCAGGATTGAGGACCTGACACCTTACATTAACGAAGATCAGGAATGGAAAGATATGATCGAACCGTCAGTAATGGAATCGGTCCGGGAAGAGGATGGAAAGATTTATCTGGGTCCGGTCAGCACGGCGGCATTCGCCTGTTCAGGGGTTTTCTGGAACCGGGAGTTATTTGAACAGGCAGGAATCAGCAGATTTCCTGAGACATGGGAAGAGTTCTGGAAATGTTGTGAGAAACTGAAAGCAGCAGGGATCACGCCGCTTGCCCTGCATACGGAAGGGACGGCATGGGCCGCAATGCTGCTTGCAACAGCAGAAGTAGCAGGAAGTGAAGAAGGTGCGGCATTCATGAAGCAATTATATCCGGATACCTATCAGAATGAACCGGGGCTGGAGATAGCCGGTACATTAAAAAAATTATTCCAATATACGACCCAGGATGCATTACATAATGATTTTGACGTAGCTTATGATAATTTCGTGGCAGGAAATGCAGCGATGATACCTAATGGTTACTGGATGATTGATAAGATTCCGGAGGAAATGCAGAAAAAAGTATGTTTTTCTACATTTCCTGAAAATAAACTGATAGGCTCACCGGAGACATTCGGCTGGGCAGTTGTATCAACTTATAGTGAAAAGGTGAAAAAAGGAGCAGTTGAGTTCCTCAAATTCAGAACGAAATTGAATAAAGAACAGAAAGAAGAATTGCTGAACAGCAGGACAAGACAGGAAGGGACGCTGTTGGATGATTATCTGAAGGCTTATACGGGAAATCCACAGATCGTACCGAATTATCAGGTGAAGTGGAATTCACTGCTGCAGGAGAATGTACTGGGAGAATGTCTGGCGGAACTGGTACAGGGAAAGATAACGGAGCAGGAATTCACGCAGGCAGAAGACGAAAGCATCCGGCAGTTTGAAGAAGAACAATAG
- a CDS encoding ABC transporter substrate-binding protein gives MKMRKVVSAMLVAAMATGMVAGCGSSSDSKSDKKDAKGKVYYLNFKPEQDEQWQDLAKEYTKETGVDVTVLTAASGEYEKTLKSEMAKSNAPTLFQVNGPVGLASWKDYCYDLKDSDVAKQLTSDDFALMDGDKMSGIAYVIESYGIIYNKELLKKAGYSADDITNFDSFKKVVEDITANKDKLGFSAFTSAGMDGSSDWRFKTHLANLPIYYEYKDEGIDNTDAIKGTYLDNYRQIWDLYINNATCKPTELSTKTADDATADFVTGDAVFYQNGTWEYNNIKDVGDDNLGILPIYIGVEGEEDQGICTGTENYWCVNSKASEDDIQATLDFMNWCVTSDDGVKAMCKDMGFTIPFKKNLKSDNVLVNEANKYTEDGKTPVSWNFSTMPSEEWKNGVGSALTSYAADPTDANWAKVTTAFVDGWAKEAAAAK, from the coding sequence ATGAAAATGCGTAAAGTTGTATCAGCAATGCTGGTAGCAGCCATGGCAACAGGAATGGTTGCAGGATGTGGAAGCTCTTCTGACAGCAAGTCAGACAAGAAAGATGCAAAAGGAAAAGTATACTACTTAAACTTCAAACCAGAACAGGATGAGCAGTGGCAGGATCTGGCAAAAGAGTATACAAAAGAAACAGGAGTGGATGTAACAGTACTTACAGCAGCATCCGGAGAATACGAAAAGACATTAAAATCTGAGATGGCTAAGAGCAATGCCCCGACACTGTTCCAGGTAAACGGACCGGTTGGACTTGCAAGCTGGAAAGATTACTGCTACGATCTGAAAGATTCTGATGTTGCAAAACAGCTGACAAGTGATGATTTCGCACTGATGGACGGCGACAAGATGTCAGGAATCGCATACGTAATAGAAAGCTACGGAATCATTTACAACAAAGAACTGTTAAAGAAAGCAGGATACTCAGCTGATGATATCACTAACTTTGACAGCTTCAAGAAAGTTGTAGAAGATATCACAGCAAATAAGGACAAACTTGGATTCTCAGCATTTACATCCGCTGGTATGGACGGATCATCTGACTGGAGATTCAAAACTCATCTGGCAAACCTTCCAATCTACTATGAATACAAAGATGAAGGAATCGATAACACAGATGCTATCAAAGGAACATACCTTGATAACTACCGTCAGATCTGGGATCTCTACATCAACAACGCTACCTGCAAACCAACAGAACTTTCTACAAAGACAGCTGACGATGCAACAGCAGATTTCGTAACAGGTGATGCAGTCTTCTACCAGAATGGTACATGGGAATATAACAACATCAAAGACGTCGGAGATGACAATCTTGGAATCCTTCCAATCTACATCGGTGTAGAAGGCGAAGAAGATCAGGGAATCTGTACAGGTACAGAGAACTACTGGTGTGTAAACTCCAAAGCATCTGAAGACGACATTCAGGCAACACTTGATTTCATGAACTGGTGTGTAACATCTGATGATGGTGTAAAGGCAATGTGCAAAGACATGGGATTCACAATTCCATTTAAGAAGAACCTGAAATCAGACAACGTACTTGTTAACGAAGCAAACAAATATACAGAAGACGGAAAGACTCCTGTATCTTGGAACTTCTCAACAATGCCATCAGAAGAGTGGAAGAACGGAGTGGGTTCTGCACTGACAAGTTACGCAGCAGATCCGACAGATGCAAACTGGGCAAAAGTTACAACAGCATTCGTTGACGGATGGGCAAAAGAAGCTGCAGCAGCAAAATAA
- a CDS encoding carbohydrate ABC transporter permease has product MEKSIKRYMPIFVLPTFFAFILGFIVPFIMGIWLSFCKFTTVTDAKFVGFSNYIEALKDTAFRHSFWYTVLFAIASLLIINIIAFALAMALTKEMHGTNVFRTVFFMPNLIGGIVLGYIWQLIFNGVLSRYGTALALNEWYGFWGLIILVSWQQIGYMMIIYIAGLQSIPGDVIEAAEIDGANKIQTLFKVTIPMMMPSITICMFLSITNGFKLFDQNLSLTAGEPSKMSEMMALNIFNTFYGRTGWEGVGQAKAVIFFAIVVVIGMIQLRATRSKEVQQ; this is encoded by the coding sequence ATGGAAAAATCCATCAAACGTTATATGCCGATTTTCGTGCTTCCAACGTTTTTTGCATTTATTCTTGGCTTTATCGTTCCTTTTATTATGGGAATCTGGCTTTCATTTTGTAAATTTACAACCGTAACAGACGCGAAATTCGTAGGATTTTCAAATTACATAGAAGCACTGAAAGATACGGCATTCCGTCATTCATTCTGGTATACCGTACTGTTCGCGATTGCATCTCTTCTGATCATTAACATCATAGCATTTGCACTTGCAATGGCACTGACAAAAGAAATGCATGGAACAAATGTCTTCCGTACGGTCTTCTTCATGCCGAACCTGATCGGTGGTATCGTACTTGGATATATCTGGCAGCTGATCTTTAACGGAGTTCTTTCCAGATATGGTACCGCACTTGCTCTGAATGAGTGGTATGGCTTCTGGGGACTGATCATTCTGGTCAGCTGGCAGCAGATCGGTTATATGATGATCATCTATATTGCTGGTCTTCAGTCTATTCCTGGTGATGTCATTGAAGCAGCAGAGATTGACGGAGCAAATAAGATCCAGACATTATTCAAGGTAACAATCCCGATGATGATGCCATCGATCACGATCTGTATGTTCCTGTCAATTACAAACGGATTCAAGTTATTCGATCAGAACCTGTCCCTGACAGCCGGTGAACCGTCTAAGATGTCTGAGATGATGGCGCTTAATATCTTCAATACGTTCTACGGACGTACCGGATGGGAAGGAGTCGGACAGGCGAAGGCAGTCATCTTCTTTGCAATCGTAGTTGTGATCGGTATGATCCAGTTACGTGCAACACGTTCTAAGGAGGTACAGCAGTAA